A genomic stretch from Bradyrhizobium quebecense includes:
- a CDS encoding adenylosuccinate synthase, whose protein sequence is MANVVVVGAQWGDEGKGKIVDWLSEQADIVVRFQGGHNAGHTLVINGETYKLALLPSGVLRPNKLAVIGNGVVFDPQAFLDEVAKLKGQGVAVGPDNLRIAENVTLILPLHRELDSLRESSNAVTSIGTTRRGIGPAYEDKVGRRAIRLMDLADLDTLPHKIERLLAHHNALRRGNNLEEIDGKGILAELTAFAPKLLPYAETVWRLLDIKRREGKRILFEGAQGALLDVDHGTYPYVTSSNTVAAQAATGTGMGPGAVGYVLGICKAYTTRVGQGPFPTELNDEIGEEIGRRGKEFGVNTGRKRRVGWFDAMLVRQTVRTCGIAGLALTKLDILDGFDSIKVCIGYKLDGKEIDHLPAGEGAQARIEPIYEIIEGWKQPTANARSWADLPAQAIKYVRRVEELVGCPVTLLSTSPEREDTILVQNPFEA, encoded by the coding sequence ATGGCCAATGTTGTCGTCGTCGGCGCCCAATGGGGTGACGAGGGGAAGGGCAAGATCGTCGACTGGCTGTCGGAACAGGCCGACATCGTCGTGCGCTTCCAGGGCGGCCACAATGCCGGCCATACGCTCGTGATCAATGGCGAGACCTACAAGCTGGCGCTGCTGCCCTCCGGCGTGCTGCGCCCGAACAAGCTCGCGGTGATCGGCAACGGCGTGGTGTTCGACCCGCAGGCCTTCCTCGACGAGGTCGCCAAGCTGAAGGGCCAGGGCGTTGCGGTCGGACCGGACAATCTGCGGATCGCCGAGAACGTCACCCTGATCCTGCCGCTGCATCGCGAGCTCGACTCGCTGCGCGAATCCTCCAACGCCGTCACCTCGATCGGCACCACCCGCCGCGGCATCGGCCCGGCCTATGAGGACAAGGTCGGCCGCCGCGCCATCCGCCTGATGGATCTCGCCGATCTCGATACCCTACCGCACAAGATCGAACGCCTGCTGGCGCACCACAATGCGCTGCGCCGCGGCAACAATCTGGAGGAGATCGACGGCAAGGGGATTCTCGCCGAACTGACGGCGTTCGCGCCGAAGCTGCTGCCCTATGCCGAGACGGTGTGGCGGCTGCTGGATATCAAGCGCCGCGAGGGCAAGCGCATCCTGTTCGAGGGCGCGCAGGGCGCGCTGCTCGACGTCGACCACGGTACCTATCCCTATGTGACGTCGTCCAACACGGTGGCGGCGCAGGCCGCGACCGGCACCGGCATGGGTCCGGGCGCGGTCGGCTATGTGCTCGGCATCTGCAAGGCCTACACCACCCGGGTCGGCCAGGGTCCGTTCCCGACCGAGCTGAACGACGAGATCGGCGAGGAAATCGGCCGCCGCGGCAAGGAATTTGGCGTCAACACCGGGCGCAAGCGCCGGGTCGGCTGGTTCGATGCGATGCTGGTGCGGCAGACCGTCCGCACCTGCGGAATTGCCGGGCTGGCGCTGACCAAGCTCGATATTCTCGACGGGTTCGACAGCATCAAGGTCTGCATCGGCTACAAGCTCGACGGCAAGGAAATCGACCATCTGCCGGCGGGCGAGGGCGCGCAGGCCCGCATCGAGCCGATCTATGAGATCATCGAGGGCTGGAAGCAGCCGACCGCCAATGCGCGGTCCTGGGCGGACCTGCCGGCCCAGGCCATCAAGTATGTCCGCCGGGTCGAGGAACTGGTGGGGTGCCCGGTCACCCTGCTTTCCACCAGCCCGGAACGTGAAGATACTATTCTGGTACAGAATCCGTTCGAGGCTTAA
- a CDS encoding DUF5413 family protein has product MKRYLIFAAIGPFIGGFLLLLMTTYQSGYWTETNGGEVAKLLVVFVKSLQYNYLFGIVPSLMFGAVDDILMHMRRITPTVRMLIVGAVAFVGAALTYASHGSESGAVQFILYGLVGFIPGVITSWLAHKYAEEQHVPATPASQH; this is encoded by the coding sequence ATGAAACGCTATCTGATCTTCGCAGCCATCGGGCCGTTCATCGGCGGCTTCCTGCTGCTGCTCATGACCACCTATCAGTCCGGCTACTGGACCGAGACCAATGGCGGCGAGGTGGCGAAGCTGCTCGTCGTGTTCGTGAAGTCGCTGCAATACAATTATCTGTTCGGCATCGTGCCGTCGCTGATGTTCGGCGCGGTCGACGACATCCTGATGCATATGCGGCGGATCACGCCGACGGTGCGGATGCTGATCGTCGGCGCGGTGGCGTTCGTCGGCGCAGCGCTGACCTACGCCTCGCACGGCTCCGAAAGCGGCGCCGTGCAGTTCATCCTCTACGGGCTGGTCGGCTTCATCCCAGGCGTGATCACGTCCTGGCTGGCGCACAAATATGCCGAAGAGCAGCACGTGCCGGCGACGCCGGCATCCCAGCATTAG
- a CDS encoding autotransporter outer membrane beta-barrel domain-containing protein produces the protein MRKLGIHYRGVALRRLTLATGLLTALPLWMNRPAYADCTPAAADGVTAFCTGTTTNQGGGAPGTSASVQGFGYGTGSEAGVTINVGTGSTLTGNSAGISIHDGTVTNESRGIIWGPIKGVVASGNLTLTNKADGSIFTTGPTAITVGGTANINNSGGIIGLFIVAVAVANGSVVNNAGGRITGDIVGVSGGSGVVVSNYGIISSNNYAALEIFGGSVVTNAASGSIFGLAYGILASGDGLSVFNVGSIAGTFAISTTGSGTSIFNAGSIFGGSTAIQFGGGNNTLTLAPGSSIQGLVSASGSDTFQLGGHGTAVFDLSSIGAAQQYRGFSTFNVVDNATWTVTGTYGQTNPWTVKGGTLNVSGDLSAATNLTVAGGTLVGVGTVGATQVNSGAIFAPGNGSPGTSMTVSGNLAFQQGAIYQVRVNPSIASFATVSGTATLDGATVNAFYALGSYVNKQYTILTATGGVSGTFGSLVNTNLPANFQTALSYDANDAYLNLFLNYALPSGNQQAVGNALTGFFNSNGSIPLLYGSLSAGGLTQASGESATGSQQATFNAMHQFMGLLADPFMGRGNGFGGASAATGYAEEGDQTSAYAARHRDDAFAMFTKAPPAALVPRWNVWVAGYGGSQSTSGNAAIGSNDTTSRIAGTAVGADYLFSPNTLAGFALAGGGTSFSVNTLGGGRSDLFQAGAYIRHTDGPAYVTAALAYGWQDITTNRTVTAAGIDQLRAEFNANAYSGRLEGGYRFVAPWTGGVGITPYAAGEFTSFELPAYAEQATSGLPSFALRYAGRSVTDPRSELGVRTDKSFLMQDGILTLRTRFAWAHDCNPNRLAAATFQALPGASFVVNGAAQASDSALTTASVDMKWRNGWSAAATFEGEFSNVTSSYAGKGVVRYAW, from the coding sequence ATGCGCAAGTTGGGAATTCACTATCGCGGCGTCGCTTTGCGTCGCTTGACGCTGGCTACGGGACTACTGACAGCACTTCCGTTGTGGATGAACCGGCCGGCCTATGCCGACTGCACGCCCGCAGCCGCTGACGGAGTGACGGCGTTCTGCACGGGCACGACCACCAATCAGGGCGGCGGCGCACCTGGCACCAGTGCTAGTGTTCAAGGCTTTGGCTACGGAACCGGCAGCGAGGCTGGCGTCACCATCAACGTCGGCACCGGGAGTACGCTCACAGGCAATTCTGCCGGCATCTCCATTCACGACGGAACGGTAACTAATGAATCCCGTGGCATCATTTGGGGACCAATCAAAGGCGTAGTGGCTAGCGGCAATTTAACGCTAACCAACAAGGCGGATGGTTCCATCTTCACTACTGGACCGACGGCGATCACCGTCGGCGGCACCGCCAACATCAACAATTCTGGGGGGATTATCGGACTCTTTATAGTGGCCGTTGCTGTTGCGAATGGCTCTGTGGTGAACAACGCTGGCGGACGCATCACTGGTGACATCGTCGGAGTTTCCGGCGGATCTGGTGTCGTCGTTTCCAATTATGGCATCATCAGTAGCAACAACTATGCGGCTTTGGAGATATTTGGAGGCTCGGTTGTAACCAACGCTGCGAGCGGCAGCATCTTCGGTTTGGCTTACGGAATTTTGGCTAGCGGCGACGGACTGTCCGTCTTTAACGTCGGCTCCATTGCGGGGACCTTTGCAATCTCGACGACGGGCAGTGGAACATCAATCTTTAATGCTGGCTCCATCTTTGGGGGCTCTACCGCGATTCAATTCGGCGGTGGAAATAACACGCTGACGCTTGCACCGGGCTCATCTATCCAAGGTCTGGTGTCCGCGTCCGGCAGCGACACTTTCCAGCTCGGGGGCCACGGCACTGCGGTTTTCGACCTGAGCTCGATCGGCGCGGCCCAGCAATACCGGGGCTTTTCGACCTTCAACGTGGTCGACAATGCGACCTGGACGGTCACCGGGACATACGGACAAACCAATCCGTGGACGGTGAAGGGAGGTACGCTCAACGTCAGCGGCGACCTGTCGGCGGCTACCAATCTCACCGTGGCGGGTGGCACGCTCGTGGGCGTGGGCACGGTCGGAGCGACACAAGTCAATTCCGGCGCCATATTCGCGCCGGGCAACGGCTCGCCAGGCACGTCGATGACGGTGTCGGGCAATCTCGCCTTCCAGCAGGGTGCGATCTATCAGGTGCGGGTCAATCCATCGATTGCATCCTTCGCCACCGTCAGCGGCACGGCCACGCTCGACGGCGCTACCGTGAACGCGTTCTATGCCCTAGGCAGCTATGTTAACAAGCAATACACCATCCTGACCGCAACAGGCGGTGTGTCCGGGACGTTCGGTTCGCTCGTCAACACCAACCTGCCGGCGAATTTTCAAACCGCACTGAGCTATGACGCCAACGACGCCTATCTCAACTTGTTCCTGAACTATGCGCTTCCAAGTGGCAACCAGCAGGCGGTTGGCAACGCACTGACTGGTTTCTTCAATAGCAACGGCAGCATTCCGCTGCTCTACGGCTCACTCTCCGCCGGCGGCCTGACGCAGGCTTCCGGCGAGAGCGCTACGGGCTCGCAGCAGGCCACATTCAATGCGATGCACCAGTTCATGGGCCTGCTTGCCGATCCGTTCATGGGTAGGGGTAATGGCTTTGGCGGAGCATCGGCGGCGACCGGTTACGCGGAGGAGGGCGACCAGACGAGCGCTTATGCGGCACGCCATCGCGATGACGCGTTTGCGATGTTCACCAAAGCGCCGCCGGCGGCGCTTGTGCCGCGCTGGAACGTGTGGGTGGCGGGATATGGTGGCTCGCAATCGACAAGCGGCAATGCGGCCATTGGTTCAAATGACACCACGAGCCGCATTGCTGGCACGGCAGTCGGAGCAGACTATCTGTTCTCGCCGAACACACTTGCGGGCTTCGCGCTCGCTGGCGGCGGCACCAGCTTCAGCGTCAACACACTCGGCGGTGGCCGCTCCGATCTATTCCAGGCCGGTGCTTACATCCGCCATACCGATGGCCCGGCCTACGTGACCGCCGCGCTCGCCTATGGCTGGCAAGACATCACCACCAACCGCACGGTCACGGCCGCCGGCATCGACCAGCTTCGCGCTGAGTTCAATGCCAATGCCTATTCCGGCAGGCTTGAGGGCGGCTATCGTTTCGTCGCGCCGTGGACCGGCGGCGTGGGGATCACCCCTTACGCCGCAGGCGAATTCACGAGCTTCGAACTGCCTGCCTACGCTGAGCAGGCGACCTCGGGCTTGCCGAGCTTTGCACTTCGGTATGCCGGCCGGAGCGTGACGGATCCGCGCAGTGAGCTCGGCGTCCGCACCGACAAGTCCTTCCTGATGCAGGACGGCATCCTGACGCTGCGCACGCGCTTCGCCTGGGCGCACGACTGCAATCCGAACCGCCTGGCTGCGGCCACCTTCCAGGCGCTGCCGGGCGCCAGTTTTGTCGTCAACGGCGCGGCGCAGGCAAGCGACTCCGCCTTGACGACGGCATCGGTCGACATGAAGTGGCGAAATGGCTGGTCGGCGGCCGCGACGTTCGAAGGCGAATTCTCCAACGTTACCTCGAGCTATGCCGGCAAGGGCGTGGTGCGCTACGCTTGGTGA
- a CDS encoding inorganic phosphate transporter: MSDAALPGSIEPARSGGPDLEKGFHPLTGIIYLGVVGAALLFVAYSIYADVGATGPGKTSYLAFLLLFVALLISLGFEFVNGFHDTANAVATVIYTRSMPAHIAVVWSGLFNLIGVLLSSGAVAFGIVSLLPVELILQVGSSAGFAMVFALLIAAIIWNVGTWYFGLPASSSHTLIGSIMGVGIANALMHGREGTSGVDWSQAVNTGKALLLSPLFGFALAAILLYGLKTALLRATPALFGEPKGDQPPPWWIRGILILTCTLVSFFHGSNDGQKGMGLIMLILIGVVPTAYALNRAMPASQIAAFTANSAAASKVIEDRGADRKVTGNPRPAVTNYIALRQLTDDTYPSLVVLVGEIRDQVVQYGSLAKFPAETVGNTRNDMYLVSEALRSLMKSSDSGLNDADVATLNRYKGSLDAATKFIPSWVKIAVAIALGLGTMVGWKRIVVTVGEKIGKTHLTYAQGACAEITAAATIAAADGYGLPVSTTHVLSSGIAGTMTANGSGLQWSTIRNIAMAWVLTLPVAMLISGLLYFVFAHLF; encoded by the coding sequence ATGAGCGATGCAGCGTTACCTGGTTCGATCGAGCCTGCGCGTAGCGGCGGGCCCGATCTCGAGAAAGGCTTTCATCCCCTCACCGGCATCATCTATCTCGGCGTGGTCGGCGCCGCGCTGCTGTTCGTGGCCTACAGCATCTACGCGGATGTTGGCGCGACGGGCCCCGGCAAGACATCCTATCTCGCGTTCCTGCTGCTGTTCGTGGCGCTGTTGATCTCGCTCGGCTTCGAATTCGTCAACGGCTTTCACGACACGGCGAACGCCGTCGCCACCGTGATCTACACCCGTTCGATGCCGGCCCACATTGCCGTTGTCTGGTCGGGCCTCTTCAATCTGATCGGTGTGCTGCTCTCCAGTGGCGCCGTTGCTTTCGGCATCGTCTCGCTGTTGCCGGTCGAGTTGATCCTTCAGGTTGGCAGCAGCGCCGGGTTCGCCATGGTGTTTGCGCTCCTGATCGCCGCCATCATCTGGAACGTGGGTACCTGGTATTTTGGTTTGCCTGCCTCGAGCTCGCACACCCTGATCGGATCGATCATGGGCGTCGGCATCGCGAATGCCCTGATGCACGGACGGGAGGGGACCTCCGGCGTGGATTGGTCGCAGGCCGTCAACACCGGCAAGGCGCTGCTGTTGTCGCCGCTGTTCGGATTTGCGCTCGCTGCCATCCTGCTCTACGGGCTGAAAACCGCGCTGTTGCGCGCAACGCCGGCGCTGTTCGGCGAGCCGAAAGGCGATCAGCCGCCGCCATGGTGGATCCGCGGCATCCTGATCCTGACCTGCACCCTGGTCAGCTTTTTCCACGGATCGAACGACGGTCAAAAGGGCATGGGTCTCATCATGCTCATCCTGATCGGCGTGGTCCCAACCGCTTACGCACTCAACCGCGCGATGCCTGCGAGCCAGATCGCGGCATTCACCGCGAATTCGGCGGCGGCGAGCAAGGTGATCGAGGATAGGGGAGCCGATCGCAAGGTGACGGGCAATCCGCGTCCGGCGGTGACGAACTACATCGCCCTTCGGCAACTCACCGACGATACCTATCCGTCACTCGTCGTTCTCGTCGGCGAAATCCGCGATCAGGTCGTTCAGTACGGTTCGCTGGCAAAATTCCCGGCCGAGACCGTCGGCAACACGCGCAACGACATGTATCTGGTGTCGGAGGCGTTGCGCTCGCTCATGAAGAGCAGCGACAGCGGGCTGAACGATGCCGATGTCGCGACGCTCAATCGCTACAAGGGCTCGCTGGATGCCGCGACCAAATTCATCCCGTCCTGGGTCAAGATTGCGGTCGCCATCGCGCTCGGTCTCGGCACGATGGTCGGCTGGAAGCGGATTGTCGTGACGGTGGGTGAAAAGATCGGCAAGACCCATCTGACCTATGCGCAGGGTGCCTGCGCCGAGATCACGGCAGCGGCGACCATCGCCGCGGCAGACGGGTACGGCTTGCCGGTGTCGACAACGCATGTGTTGTCGTCCGGCATCGCCGGCACCATGACCGCAAACGGATCCGGCCTGCAATGGTCGACAATCCGCAACATCGCCATGGCCTGGGTTCTGACCTTGCCGGTGGCGATGCTGATCTCGGGCCTGCTCTACTTTGTTTTCGCGCATTTGTTTTAG
- a CDS encoding Crp/Fnr family transcriptional regulator, with translation MADASFSLLTGNDIETRLVRAGGLIFREGEQANELFVIKSGYVRIQVGNKTMADLAPDTIFGEMALIDNEPRSATATALTDVELVPVSEKQFLFLVSQTPHFALKVMRTLAQRLRTMNKGVY, from the coding sequence GTGGCAGATGCAAGCTTCAGCCTTCTGACGGGCAACGATATCGAAACGCGCCTGGTCCGGGCCGGCGGCCTCATCTTTCGCGAAGGTGAGCAGGCCAACGAGCTGTTCGTGATCAAGAGCGGCTATGTGCGCATTCAGGTCGGTAACAAGACCATGGCGGACCTGGCGCCTGACACGATCTTTGGCGAAATGGCATTGATCGACAACGAGCCAAGAAGCGCGACCGCCACGGCGCTCACGGATGTCGAGCTCGTCCCGGTCTCGGAAAAGCAGTTTCTCTTCCTCGTCAGCCAGACGCCGCATTTTGCCCTGAAGGTGATGAGGACGCTGGCCCAGCGGCTCAGAACGATGAACAAGGGCGTCTATTAG
- a CDS encoding DUF4112 domain-containing protein — translation MAMPEDDIFSPHATRSRPPFGGAQARGKVIDQDGRELGDGPLHPQFQGFQESFSFDFRNSTANPFGNLTREERLARLEMIAKLLDVAFVVPGTNVRYGIDGLIGLIPVIGDLITTAISLWLVREARLLGAPWHITARMLANVAVDGVVGMVPVAGDAFDVMFRANIRNVRMLRRWLDKQPRL, via the coding sequence ATGGCCATGCCCGAGGACGACATTTTCTCTCCCCACGCCACGCGATCGCGGCCGCCGTTCGGCGGGGCGCAGGCGCGCGGCAAGGTCATCGATCAGGACGGGCGCGAGCTCGGCGATGGCCCGCTGCATCCGCAGTTCCAAGGCTTTCAGGAAAGCTTCAGCTTCGACTTCCGCAACTCGACCGCCAACCCGTTCGGCAACCTGACGCGCGAGGAGCGGCTCGCACGGCTGGAGATGATCGCAAAGCTGCTCGACGTCGCCTTCGTCGTGCCGGGCACCAATGTCCGCTACGGCATCGACGGGTTGATCGGCCTGATCCCGGTGATCGGCGATCTCATCACCACCGCGATCTCGCTGTGGCTGGTGCGCGAGGCCCGCTTGCTGGGTGCGCCCTGGCACATCACCGCGCGGATGCTTGCCAATGTCGCGGTCGACGGCGTGGTTGGCATGGTGCCGGTGGCGGGCGATGCCTTCGACGTCATGTTCCGCGCCAATATCCGCAATGTGCGGATGCTGCGGCGCTGGCTCGACAAGCAGCCGAGACTCTAA
- a CDS encoding DUF3309 family protein yields MSLGLILIILLLIILLGGYSGRIRGYGYGLGHSGMGLFGVILIVVVILALLDKI; encoded by the coding sequence ATGTCGCTTGGACTGATCCTCATCATCCTCCTGCTGATTATCCTGCTGGGCGGCTATAGCGGCCGCATCCGCGGCTATGGCTATGGTCTCGGCCACTCCGGAATGGGCCTTTTCGGGGTGATTTTGATCGTGGTCGTGATCCTGGCCTTGCTCGACAAGATTTAA
- the msrB gene encoding peptide-methionine (R)-S-oxide reductase MsrB produces MSDTKTDGKVRKSEAEWRKELTPMQYAVLREKATERPFTGEYEHDPRKGTYVCAGCGQPLFESDQKFDSGCGWPSFSKPAVESHVDEEHDVSHGMIRTEVLCSKCDGHLGHVFNDGPGPTGLRYCINSAALKLNEKK; encoded by the coding sequence ATGTCCGATACCAAAACCGACGGCAAGGTCCGCAAGAGCGAGGCCGAATGGCGCAAGGAATTGACGCCGATGCAGTACGCCGTGCTGCGGGAGAAGGCGACCGAGCGGCCCTTCACCGGCGAATATGAGCATGATCCGCGCAAGGGCACCTATGTCTGCGCCGGCTGCGGGCAGCCGCTGTTCGAGTCCGACCAGAAGTTCGATTCCGGCTGCGGCTGGCCGAGCTTCTCCAAGCCCGCGGTCGAGAGCCATGTCGACGAGGAGCACGATGTGAGCCACGGCATGATCCGCACCGAGGTGCTGTGCTCGAAATGCGACGGCCATCTCGGCCATGTCTTCAACGACGGCCCCGGCCCCACCGGCCTGCGCTACTGCATCAACTCGGCGGCGCTGAAGCTGAACGAGAAGAAGTAA